A genomic segment from Klebsiella africana encodes:
- the adhP gene encoding alcohol dehydrogenase AdhP: MKAAVVTHDHQVNVTEKTLRPLEYGEALLKMECCGVCHTDLHVKNGDFGDKTGVILGHEGIGVVQKVGPGVTSLKPGDRASVAWFFEGCGHCDYCNSGNETLCRSVKNAGYTVDGGMAEECIVTANYAVKVPDGLDSAAASSITCAGVTTYKAVKVSHIKPGQWIAIYGLGGLGNLALQYAKNVFNAKVIAIDVNDGQLELAASMGADLTINSRNEDAAKVIQEKTGGAHAAVVTAVAKAAFNSAVDAVRAGGRVVAVGLPPEAMSLDIPRLVLDGIEVVGSLVGTRQDLVEAFQFAAEGKVVPKVTLRPLEDINTIFKEMEQGQIRGRMVIDLRS, from the coding sequence ATGAAGGCAGCTGTTGTTACCCACGACCATCAGGTTAACGTCACGGAAAAAACGCTGCGCCCGCTGGAATACGGCGAAGCGCTGTTGAAAATGGAATGCTGCGGCGTGTGTCATACTGACCTGCACGTGAAAAACGGCGATTTTGGCGATAAAACCGGCGTCATTCTCGGCCATGAAGGGATCGGGGTGGTACAAAAAGTCGGCCCGGGCGTCACCTCCCTGAAGCCGGGCGACCGCGCCAGCGTGGCGTGGTTCTTCGAAGGCTGCGGCCACTGCGACTACTGTAACAGCGGCAACGAGACGCTGTGCCGCTCGGTGAAAAACGCCGGCTATACCGTCGACGGCGGCATGGCGGAAGAGTGCATCGTCACCGCCAACTATGCAGTAAAAGTGCCGGATGGCCTCGACTCTGCCGCCGCCAGCAGCATCACCTGCGCGGGCGTCACCACCTACAAAGCGGTCAAAGTCTCCCACATCAAACCGGGTCAATGGATCGCCATCTACGGCCTCGGTGGGCTGGGTAACCTGGCGCTGCAGTATGCGAAGAATGTATTTAACGCCAAGGTGATTGCTATTGACGTCAACGACGGGCAGCTGGAGCTGGCGGCCTCGATGGGCGCTGACCTCACCATCAACTCCCGCAATGAAGATGCGGCGAAAGTGATTCAGGAAAAAACCGGCGGCGCCCACGCTGCCGTAGTAACCGCGGTGGCTAAAGCAGCCTTTAACTCGGCGGTGGATGCCGTTCGCGCCGGTGGCCGCGTGGTCGCTGTGGGCCTGCCGCCGGAGGCGATGAGCCTCGATATTCCACGCCTGGTGCTGGACGGCATCGAGGTGGTCGGTTCGCTGGTCGGTACCCGTCAGGATCTGGTGGAAGCCTTCCAGTTTGCCGCTGAAGGCAAAGTGGTGCCGAAAGTCACCCTGCGTCCGCTGGAAGATATCAACACTATCTTCAAAGAGATGGAGCAAGGTCAGATCCGCGGCCGTATGGTTATCGATCTGCGTAGCTAA
- a CDS encoding TIGR04028 family ABC transporter substrate-binding protein, translating to MHRHFRLPALAALFLSGAFSVWAADTPVKGGTLIYLEQQPHTNLYPPAGGFYPNGGILNQITDKLTWQNPKTLEIEPWIAESWTSNADKTEYTFHLRKGVTFSDGTPLDAAAVAKNFDTYGLGDKAHRLPVSEVINNYQRSEVIDPLTVKFYFNKPSPGFLQGTATIGSGLVSLSTLQRNFEELGDARHIIGSGPFVVQDEKPGRELTLVARKDYQWGPKNSAQQGPANLDGITYIVTPEDSVRIGALLAGQAGFIRQVQAYDEKQATDQGFKVYAAPTRGVNDSLSFRPDNPLVADLRVRQALLHATNAKQVVETLFSTNYPQATSVLASSAAGYVNLSDKLTFDQAKARQLLDDAGWKPAADGIRSKDGQRLALTVYESLPQPQNKEVLQLIAQQWRQVGVALTVKAGDAGSRTLDNLDPQKTPLTVSEVGRADPDVVKSMFFPNNRDALLQKGGSSDKVQHFRDDKLNDLLTGISAAVEPQQRLQLTGDAQRYLIDNAYVIPIFEEPQVFAGAPWVKGVSFEAVGRPSFYGAWLDKH from the coding sequence ATGCATCGTCATTTTCGCCTGCCCGCGCTGGCTGCGCTGTTTCTCTCCGGCGCCTTTTCCGTCTGGGCCGCCGACACGCCGGTTAAAGGCGGCACCTTAATTTATCTGGAGCAGCAACCGCACACCAATCTCTATCCGCCCGCCGGCGGCTTTTATCCGAATGGCGGGATTCTCAATCAGATCACCGACAAGCTCACCTGGCAGAACCCGAAAACGCTGGAGATTGAGCCGTGGATCGCCGAGAGCTGGACCAGCAATGCCGATAAAACCGAGTACACTTTCCACCTGCGCAAAGGGGTCACCTTCTCAGATGGCACGCCGCTGGACGCCGCCGCCGTCGCCAAAAACTTCGACACCTATGGTCTGGGCGATAAAGCCCACCGCCTGCCCGTCTCGGAGGTCATCAATAACTACCAGCGCAGCGAAGTGATCGACCCGCTAACGGTGAAATTTTACTTCAACAAACCGTCGCCGGGCTTCCTGCAGGGAACCGCCACCATCGGCTCCGGTCTGGTGTCCCTCAGCACCTTGCAGCGCAATTTTGAAGAACTGGGCGATGCCCGGCATATTATCGGCTCCGGCCCCTTTGTGGTACAGGATGAAAAGCCAGGCCGCGAGCTGACGCTGGTGGCGCGCAAGGATTATCAGTGGGGGCCGAAAAACAGCGCCCAGCAGGGGCCGGCTAACCTCGACGGCATCACCTATATTGTGACCCCGGAAGATAGCGTACGCATCGGCGCGCTGCTGGCGGGTCAGGCGGGCTTTATTCGCCAGGTACAGGCCTACGATGAGAAACAAGCGACCGATCAGGGATTTAAGGTCTACGCTGCCCCTACCCGCGGGGTCAACGACAGCCTGAGCTTCCGCCCGGACAACCCACTGGTTGCAGACCTGCGGGTGCGCCAGGCCCTGCTCCATGCCACCAACGCCAAACAGGTGGTGGAGACGCTGTTCTCCACTAACTACCCGCAAGCCACCTCCGTGCTGGCCAGCTCCGCCGCCGGCTATGTCAATCTGAGCGATAAGTTGACCTTCGACCAGGCCAAAGCCCGGCAGTTGCTGGATGACGCCGGCTGGAAGCCCGCCGCCGACGGTATTCGCAGCAAAGACGGTCAGCGGCTGGCGCTGACCGTTTATGAGTCGCTGCCGCAGCCGCAGAATAAAGAAGTGCTGCAGCTGATTGCCCAACAGTGGCGCCAGGTGGGCGTGGCGTTGACGGTCAAAGCCGGGGATGCCGGTAGCCGTACGCTGGACAATCTTGACCCGCAGAAAACCCCGCTCACCGTCTCAGAAGTGGGCCGCGCCGACCCGGATGTGGTGAAAAGTATGTTCTTCCCCAATAACCGTGATGCGCTGCTGCAGAAAGGCGGCTCCAGCGATAAAGTGCAGCACTTTCGCGATGATAAGCTGAATGACCTGCTGACCGGCATCTCCGCGGCGGTAGAGCCGCAGCAGCGCTTGCAGTTAACCGGTGACGCCCAGCGCTATCTGATCGATAACGCCTATGTGATCCCCATTTTCGAAGAGCCGCAGGTGTTTGCCGGCGCGCCGTGGGTCAAAGGCGTCAGCTTCGAGGCCGTCGGTCGTCCGTCGTTCTACGGCGCGTGGCTGGACAAGCACTAA
- a CDS encoding dipeptide ABC transporter ATP-binding protein, with translation MTVLSVEDLRISYRTRGEWREVVHNVSFSIQRGEMLAFVGESGSGKTTTAQAIIGLLADNARRDAGRIILNGEVISDWSAKRLNHLRGVSISLVPQDPGNSLNPVKTIGQQVEEILWLHQSFSAAERRQQALNLLTKVGLSHPEQRLDQYPHQLSGGMKQRVLIAIAIALQPDLIIADEPTSALDVTVQKRILDLLDILRRESGTAVLFVTHDLALAAERADRIMVFRQGEIQEQGATEAIVQRPQHPYTRQLLHDLQDAPLRLTAARHRPLATPAIRVAGISKRFSLGKQALQALDSVSFEVRRGSTHALVGESGSGKTTLARILLGFERADAGQVTIDGIDAGHLSREAQRQLRRKIQFVYQNPFASLDPRQTLFAIIEEPLKNFERLSAATRRQRVESVAARVALAPELLSRTPRELSGGQRQRVAIARALILEPAILVLDEATSALDVTVQAQILALLQQLQQQLGLSYLFITHDLATVRRIADSVTVLRAGQMVEHGDVDRLFATPQQAYTRELIAAIPQVSSRLAQAHMENA, from the coding sequence ATGACCGTTTTGTCCGTTGAAGATCTGCGCATCAGCTACCGCACGCGGGGCGAATGGCGCGAGGTGGTGCACAACGTCAGCTTTTCCATCCAACGCGGCGAAATGCTGGCCTTTGTCGGAGAATCCGGCTCGGGGAAAACTACTACCGCGCAGGCCATTATCGGCCTGCTGGCGGATAACGCCCGCCGCGACGCCGGGCGAATTATCCTCAATGGCGAAGTGATTAGTGACTGGTCGGCAAAACGCCTGAACCACCTGCGCGGAGTGAGCATCAGCCTGGTCCCACAGGACCCCGGCAATTCGCTTAACCCGGTAAAAACCATTGGTCAGCAGGTAGAAGAGATCCTGTGGCTGCATCAGTCCTTCTCCGCCGCTGAGCGCCGACAGCAGGCCCTTAACCTGCTCACTAAAGTCGGTCTCAGCCACCCGGAACAGCGTCTTGACCAGTATCCGCATCAGCTGTCGGGCGGGATGAAACAGCGGGTGCTGATCGCCATCGCCATTGCCCTGCAGCCGGACCTGATTATTGCCGACGAGCCCACCAGCGCCCTCGACGTCACAGTGCAGAAGCGCATTCTCGATCTGCTCGATATCCTGCGTCGCGAGTCGGGCACCGCCGTGCTGTTTGTCACCCACGATCTGGCGCTGGCCGCCGAACGCGCCGACCGGATCATGGTGTTTCGCCAGGGAGAGATTCAGGAACAGGGCGCCACCGAGGCGATTGTCCAGCGTCCGCAGCATCCTTACACTCGCCAGCTGCTCCACGATCTGCAGGATGCGCCGTTGAGGCTAACGGCGGCGCGTCACCGGCCGCTGGCCACGCCGGCCATTCGCGTGGCGGGGATCAGCAAACGCTTCTCGCTGGGCAAACAGGCGCTGCAGGCGCTCGACAGCGTCAGCTTTGAGGTCAGACGCGGCAGCACGCACGCGCTGGTGGGGGAATCCGGCTCCGGGAAAACCACCCTGGCGCGGATCCTGCTGGGCTTCGAGCGCGCCGACGCCGGACAGGTGACCATCGACGGTATTGACGCCGGGCATCTCAGCCGTGAGGCGCAGCGTCAGCTGCGGCGCAAAATCCAGTTCGTCTACCAGAACCCCTTCGCTTCGCTCGACCCGCGTCAGACGCTGTTTGCGATTATCGAAGAACCGTTAAAAAACTTTGAGCGCCTCAGCGCGGCGACGCGTCGCCAGCGTGTGGAGAGCGTCGCCGCCCGGGTGGCTCTGGCTCCGGAGCTGCTGTCGCGGACGCCGCGGGAGCTTTCCGGCGGCCAGCGGCAGCGGGTGGCGATTGCCCGGGCGCTGATCCTCGAGCCGGCGATACTGGTCCTTGACGAAGCGACTTCGGCGCTCGACGTTACCGTTCAGGCGCAGATCCTCGCCCTGCTACAACAGCTACAGCAGCAGCTGGGTCTGAGCTACCTGTTCATTACCCACGATCTGGCGACGGTCAGGCGGATTGCCGACAGCGTCACGGTGCTGCGCGCCGGCCAGATGGTGGAGCATGGCGACGTTGACCGCCTGTTCGCCACCCCGCAGCAGGCCTACACCCGCGAACTGATCGCCGCCATTCCTCAGGTTTCCTCCCGCTTAGCGCAAGCCCACATGGAGAACGCATAA
- a CDS encoding putative FMN-dependent luciferase-like monooxygenase: MPKRLGFFTRLLDQGSAQTRYRLAAEQIRHAERLGFDSAWIAQHHFHEQEGGLPSPLVFLAHVAAQTDRIRLGTAIITLPMENPLRVAEDAAVLDLLTDGRLEVGFGSGGTPTSFLPFGLTSEQRGAVFAEHLHLIHSAWRGDTLSHPDNRLYPPAPQLAERIWIATFSVEGAIRAGQAGHGLMLSRTQPRPPGEPRLPLDAIQNPIIDAYLAALPDGVAPRILASRTAFVADSHAHALQVAEPGLRKQAAQHRAAGHLIEGDSVTDYLQQLDAHVGDPEHVIASLAKDSVLARATDISFQVHSVEPSHRDTLRSIELIAQHIAPHIR, translated from the coding sequence ATGCCTAAACGCCTCGGTTTTTTTACCCGTCTGCTCGATCAGGGCTCCGCACAAACGCGCTACCGGCTGGCGGCCGAACAGATCCGCCACGCGGAGCGTTTGGGCTTCGACAGCGCCTGGATTGCCCAGCACCATTTTCATGAACAGGAAGGCGGCCTGCCTTCTCCGCTGGTGTTTCTCGCCCACGTGGCGGCACAGACCGACCGGATCCGTCTCGGCACGGCCATCATTACCCTGCCAATGGAAAATCCGCTGCGCGTCGCCGAAGACGCGGCGGTACTGGATTTACTCACCGACGGACGTCTGGAGGTGGGGTTTGGCTCCGGCGGCACGCCAACCTCGTTTCTGCCCTTCGGCCTGACCAGCGAGCAGCGCGGGGCGGTATTTGCCGAACATCTGCACCTGATCCATAGCGCCTGGCGCGGCGACACGCTGAGCCACCCGGACAACCGTCTCTATCCACCGGCGCCGCAGCTGGCGGAGCGTATCTGGATCGCCACCTTCTCGGTGGAGGGCGCTATCCGCGCCGGTCAGGCGGGACACGGGTTGATGCTGTCACGCACTCAGCCACGGCCGCCCGGAGAACCACGCCTGCCGCTGGACGCCATTCAGAACCCGATCATCGACGCCTACCTGGCGGCGCTGCCGGACGGCGTTGCGCCGCGGATCCTCGCCTCGCGCACTGCCTTCGTCGCCGACAGTCACGCCCACGCCCTGCAGGTTGCCGAGCCCGGTCTGCGCAAACAGGCGGCACAGCACCGAGCGGCGGGTCATCTGATAGAAGGTGACAGTGTCACTGACTATCTGCAACAACTGGATGCCCACGTCGGCGATCCTGAGCATGTTATTGCCTCCCTCGCTAAGGACAGCGTGCTGGCCCGCGCCACCGATATTTCGTTTCAGGTGCACTCGGTGGAGCCTTCGCACCGGGATACGCTGCGTTCCATTGAGCTGATCGCTCAGCATATTGCCCCCCACATCAGATAA
- a CDS encoding ABC transporter permease has protein sequence MSLVDYAIAVRRRPEWRRVRLQPGLWLAWAVIIAALLMAVAPQWFTSANPLEGIPGAQRLAPQAHYWLGTDQLGRDLWTRVVYGAVHSLSAALIAVAIGLVVGTALGTLAGALAGRVESTIMRLVDVLLAIPSLLLQLTVIILLGFGTVNAAVAVGVAAIASFARLARAEVVRVRHSDYVEAARGSGGTFFAIFWRHILPNSLTAVLAFATLQFGQAMLALATLSFLGYGTPPPVPEWGLLIAEGRNYLSTAWWLTTFPGLAVVAVVLAANRLSRQWSGARP, from the coding sequence ATGAGCCTGGTCGACTATGCCATCGCCGTTCGCCGCCGCCCGGAGTGGCGCAGAGTGCGTCTGCAGCCTGGCCTGTGGCTGGCGTGGGCAGTAATAATCGCCGCGCTGTTAATGGCCGTTGCCCCGCAGTGGTTTACCTCCGCTAACCCGTTGGAAGGGATCCCCGGCGCTCAGCGCCTGGCGCCGCAGGCGCACTACTGGCTGGGTACCGACCAGCTGGGGCGCGACCTGTGGACGCGGGTGGTTTACGGCGCGGTACATTCCCTGTCGGCGGCGCTGATCGCCGTCGCCATCGGCCTGGTGGTGGGTACCGCCCTGGGCACCCTCGCCGGGGCGCTGGCCGGACGCGTGGAATCCACCATTATGCGCCTGGTCGATGTCCTGCTGGCCATCCCCTCCCTGCTGCTGCAGCTGACGGTGATTATTCTGCTGGGTTTCGGCACGGTGAATGCGGCGGTGGCGGTTGGCGTGGCGGCTATCGCCAGCTTCGCGCGCCTGGCGCGGGCAGAAGTGGTGCGCGTGCGCCACAGCGATTACGTCGAGGCGGCCCGGGGCAGCGGCGGCACCTTTTTCGCCATCTTCTGGCGCCATATTCTACCCAACTCGCTCACTGCGGTGCTTGCTTTCGCGACGCTGCAGTTCGGTCAGGCGATGCTGGCCCTGGCCACCCTCAGCTTCCTCGGCTACGGCACTCCGCCGCCGGTCCCGGAGTGGGGATTACTGATCGCCGAAGGTCGCAATTACCTGTCAACCGCCTGGTGGCTGACCACCTTCCCCGGCCTCGCCGTGGTCGCCGTGGTCCTTGCCGCCAATCGTCTTAGCCGCCAGTGGAGTGGAGCACGCCCATGA
- a CDS encoding alkylhydroperoxidase domain protein: MTLSQDILAELAEIAAGSPLDQARAVRDAATRHAQGSYEVLFSQQDADFPLDERFAVAAKVAKLHQADALAAHYAGFGLADPTTDRLVPALAFARLLTFTPVEATPGALHPLSNAGWSLRGIITLAQLVAFVSFQSRLLLGLRALNHKPIVSAYTPLVAGYWHTTPHTQSGKAAPVRFTRDELHWEPWLADKPLAEFNAEEQAILAKYGHSDSPYFRLLARNQPVLEQRTLTDKGIFYTPGGLPRAERELAATVASKINGCIYCASVHARKAAQLAKDETAVDTLLAVTPGDNLRDGQSPRWQAEIDAAAALSVTPPGLNASHLAALDEQGLDTLAQLDLLQSAAFFAWANRLMLTLGEPWRE; this comes from the coding sequence ATGACGCTGAGTCAGGATATTCTGGCCGAACTGGCGGAGATCGCCGCCGGTTCCCCACTCGATCAGGCGCGCGCCGTACGCGATGCCGCCACCCGTCACGCCCAAGGAAGTTATGAAGTGCTGTTCAGCCAGCAGGACGCTGACTTTCCTCTTGATGAACGCTTCGCGGTGGCCGCGAAGGTGGCGAAACTGCACCAGGCAGACGCGCTGGCGGCGCACTATGCCGGTTTTGGCCTCGCCGATCCGACCACCGATCGTCTGGTTCCGGCGCTGGCCTTTGCCCGCTTGCTCACTTTCACCCCCGTCGAAGCGACTCCCGGCGCGCTGCACCCCCTGAGCAACGCAGGCTGGAGTCTGCGGGGGATCATCACCCTGGCGCAGCTGGTGGCCTTTGTCAGCTTCCAGAGCCGACTGCTGCTGGGCCTGCGGGCGCTCAACCATAAGCCCATCGTCAGTGCCTATACGCCGCTGGTCGCCGGGTACTGGCATACCACACCGCATACCCAGAGCGGCAAAGCGGCCCCGGTTCGCTTCACCCGCGACGAGCTGCACTGGGAACCCTGGCTGGCCGATAAACCGCTGGCGGAATTCAACGCTGAAGAACAGGCGATTCTGGCCAAATATGGCCATAGCGACTCCCCCTACTTTCGCCTGCTGGCACGCAACCAGCCGGTGCTGGAGCAGCGGACCCTGACCGACAAGGGCATTTTCTATACCCCGGGAGGATTGCCGCGCGCCGAACGCGAGCTGGCTGCCACGGTCGCCAGTAAAATCAACGGTTGTATTTACTGCGCCTCGGTGCATGCCCGCAAAGCGGCGCAGCTGGCGAAGGACGAGACCGCCGTCGACACGCTGCTGGCGGTCACGCCGGGAGATAATCTGCGCGACGGGCAGTCGCCGCGCTGGCAGGCGGAGATCGACGCCGCCGCCGCGCTGTCGGTGACGCCGCCGGGGCTGAATGCCAGCCATCTGGCGGCGCTTGATGAGCAGGGTTTAGATACCCTGGCCCAGCTGGATCTGCTGCAGTCGGCTGCCTTTTTCGCCTGGGCCAACCGGCTGATGCTGACGCTCGGGGAGCCCTGGCGCGAGTAA
- a CDS encoding inorganic diphosphatase: MHLVKTILTAGLLLSAAAQAHNVLEFPQPENNPEEFYAVTEIPAGGIIKYETDAKTGFIVADRFQSMPVAYPANYGSLTQSLAGDGDPLDVVFYTRAPMAPGTLIKLRPIGVLKMIDGGEKDDKIIAVPASKIDPTYDDIKTITDLPKIEQQRLEAFFRVYKELPEGRKKVELAGFNDAAAAKQEIKSAWEAWKAKNPHNPQ; encoded by the coding sequence ATGCATCTGGTAAAAACCATCCTCACCGCCGGCCTGCTTTTGTCCGCCGCCGCTCAGGCCCATAATGTGCTGGAATTTCCCCAGCCGGAAAACAACCCGGAAGAATTTTACGCCGTCACCGAGATCCCGGCGGGGGGGATCATTAAGTACGAAACCGATGCTAAGACGGGGTTTATCGTCGCCGACCGCTTTCAGTCGATGCCGGTTGCTTACCCGGCAAACTACGGCTCGCTGACCCAGTCGCTGGCCGGAGATGGGGACCCGCTGGACGTAGTGTTTTACACTCGCGCGCCGATGGCGCCGGGCACGCTGATTAAGCTGCGGCCAATTGGTGTGCTGAAGATGATTGATGGCGGCGAAAAAGACGACAAAATCATCGCCGTGCCGGCCAGTAAAATTGACCCCACCTACGATGACATCAAGACCATCACCGATCTGCCGAAAATCGAACAGCAGCGGCTGGAGGCCTTCTTCCGGGTCTATAAAGAACTGCCGGAGGGACGTAAAAAGGTCGAGCTGGCCGGCTTTAATGACGCCGCCGCCGCGAAGCAGGAGATCAAATCCGCCTGGGAAGCCTGGAAGGCGAAGAACCCGCATAATCCGCAATAA
- a CDS encoding VOC family protein has product MQTVDVGFTHVAFTVRCLARSIDFYTRYTAMTVIHQREPDLPSARKVAWLSDRTRPFALVLVQSDDPADTPLGPFGHLGVACATQEEIDEKVALARREGVLRREPEQLGDPVGYFAFFADPDGNTLELSWGQRVGLEVIQAGKPGE; this is encoded by the coding sequence ATGCAAACTGTTGATGTCGGCTTTACTCATGTCGCCTTTACCGTCCGCTGTCTGGCCCGCAGCATCGATTTTTATACCCGCTATACCGCGATGACCGTTATTCACCAGCGCGAACCCGACCTCCCCTCGGCGCGGAAAGTGGCATGGCTCAGCGACCGCACCCGGCCTTTTGCCCTGGTGCTGGTGCAAAGTGACGATCCGGCCGATACGCCGCTGGGACCGTTCGGCCACCTCGGCGTCGCCTGCGCTACCCAGGAGGAGATCGATGAGAAAGTGGCCCTCGCACGGCGGGAAGGTGTTTTACGTCGGGAACCGGAGCAGCTGGGCGATCCGGTGGGCTATTTCGCCTTCTTTGCCGACCCGGACGGTAACACCCTGGAGCTGTCGTGGGGGCAGCGGGTGGGACTGGAAGTCATCCAGGCGGGAAAACCCGGCGAATAA
- a CDS encoding ABC transporter permease, producing MSAYLLRRFGQGLLVLWAAFTLTFFLLQVLPGDAVLIKFQNPDLGLSPAQIAEMRLAYGADNPLWRQYLHTLLAMLHGDFGYSLQAGLAVSSLIASNLPDTLSLALPAFLLAVALAFALAFASRLPGLRWLSNFLQSLPVLFISLPTFWLGIALIQLFSFQLRWIPVINPGPLEGLILPVIAVALPISAPLAQILMRSMDQVAVQPFVAVARAKGMSETGVLWRHVMGNALLPALNIAGLLLGELIAGALITETVFGRSGLGQLTQQAVNNQDIAVLQAVVMISALGFVLINLLVDLVMPRLDPRLHLQTGGAK from the coding sequence ATGAGCGCTTATCTTCTGCGACGGTTCGGCCAGGGGCTGCTGGTCCTGTGGGCGGCCTTTACCCTCACCTTTTTCCTGCTACAGGTGCTGCCGGGGGATGCGGTGCTGATCAAGTTTCAGAACCCGGACCTCGGCCTGAGTCCGGCGCAAATTGCGGAGATGCGGCTGGCCTACGGCGCCGATAACCCGCTGTGGCGCCAGTATCTGCACACGCTGCTGGCGATGCTGCACGGCGACTTTGGCTATTCCCTGCAGGCGGGTCTGGCCGTCAGTAGTCTTATTGCCAGCAACCTGCCGGATACCTTAAGCCTCGCGCTACCGGCCTTCCTGCTGGCCGTGGCGCTGGCGTTCGCCCTCGCTTTCGCCTCGCGGCTGCCGGGGCTGCGCTGGCTGAGCAATTTTCTACAGTCGCTACCGGTGCTGTTTATCTCTCTGCCTACCTTTTGGTTGGGTATCGCCCTGATCCAGCTCTTCTCGTTTCAGTTGCGATGGATCCCGGTAATCAACCCCGGCCCACTGGAAGGACTGATTTTACCGGTTATCGCCGTCGCGCTGCCCATTTCCGCCCCACTGGCGCAGATCCTGATGCGCAGCATGGATCAGGTGGCGGTTCAGCCCTTCGTTGCGGTTGCCCGCGCCAAAGGCATGAGCGAAACGGGCGTCCTCTGGCGCCATGTGATGGGTAATGCCCTGCTGCCGGCGCTGAATATTGCCGGGCTGCTGCTCGGCGAGCTGATTGCCGGGGCGCTGATCACCGAGACCGTCTTCGGCCGCAGCGGCCTCGGCCAGCTGACCCAGCAGGCGGTCAATAACCAGGATATCGCCGTACTGCAGGCGGTGGTGATGATCTCCGCCCTCGGTTTCGTCCTGATCAACCTGCTGGTCGACCTGGTCATGCCGCGACTGGATCCCCGACTCCATTTACAGACCGGAGGTGCGAAATGA
- the araJ gene encoding MFS transporter AraJ has translation MKKTIFSLALGTFGLGMAEFGIMGVLPELAHDVGISIPAAGNMIAWYAFGVVIGAPIMALLSSRFSLKSVMLFLAALCLLGNTLFTVSSSYPMLALGRLLSGFPHGAFFGVGAIILSKIAPPGKVTAAVAGMIGGMTLANLVGVPGGTWLGHHFSWRYTFALIAVFNVAVFLAIFCWVPTLYDRATTRLREQFRFLASPAPWLIFAATMFGNAGVFAWFSYIKPFMINVSGFAESRMMLIMMLAGLGMVVGNLFSGKISGRYSPLRIAAITDGAIAVTLLLIFAFGEHKVASLALAFLCCAGLFALSAPLQILLLQNAKGGEMLGAAGGQIAFNLGSAIGAFCGGMMIAQGFGWNSVALPAAALSFLAMSALLIYGCHQRRQVA, from the coding sequence ATGAAAAAAACGATTTTTTCACTGGCGCTGGGCACCTTCGGACTCGGCATGGCGGAATTTGGCATTATGGGCGTGCTGCCGGAGCTGGCGCACGATGTCGGGATATCCATTCCCGCCGCCGGCAATATGATTGCCTGGTATGCTTTCGGCGTGGTGATTGGCGCGCCGATCATGGCGCTGCTCTCCAGCCGCTTTTCCCTGAAATCGGTGATGCTGTTTCTTGCCGCGCTGTGCCTTCTCGGCAACACCTTGTTTACCGTCTCCAGTAGCTACCCCATGCTGGCGCTTGGCCGACTGCTTTCCGGTTTTCCCCATGGGGCGTTTTTTGGCGTCGGGGCGATTATTCTGTCGAAAATTGCCCCACCGGGGAAAGTGACCGCTGCGGTGGCGGGGATGATTGGCGGCATGACGCTGGCTAACCTGGTGGGGGTCCCGGGTGGCACCTGGCTCGGGCATCACTTCAGCTGGCGCTATACCTTTGCGCTTATCGCAGTATTTAACGTGGCGGTATTTCTGGCGATCTTCTGCTGGGTGCCCACGCTTTATGACCGGGCCACCACCCGGTTGCGCGAGCAGTTTCGTTTTCTGGCGTCTCCAGCGCCGTGGCTGATTTTCGCCGCCACCATGTTCGGTAACGCCGGCGTGTTTGCCTGGTTCAGCTATATCAAGCCCTTTATGATCAACGTCTCGGGATTTGCCGAAAGCCGGATGATGCTAATTATGATGCTGGCGGGGTTGGGAATGGTGGTCGGTAATTTGTTCAGCGGCAAAATTTCCGGACGCTATAGCCCGCTGCGCATCGCGGCGATAACCGACGGGGCGATCGCGGTGACGCTGCTGCTGATCTTTGCCTTCGGTGAGCACAAAGTCGCTTCGCTGGCGCTGGCGTTTCTCTGCTGCGCCGGGCTGTTTGCTCTGTCGGCACCGCTGCAGATCCTGCTGCTGCAGAATGCCAAAGGCGGTGAAATGCTGGGGGCGGCAGGAGGACAGATCGCCTTTAACCTTGGCAGCGCCATTGGCGCCTTCTGCGGTGGGATGATGATCGCCCAGGGCTTTGGCTGGAACAGCGTGGCGCTCCCCGCCGCCGCGCTGTCGTTTCTGGCGATGAGCGCCTTGCTCATCTATGGCTGTCACCAGCGGCGGCAGGTCGCCTGA